The Desulfovibrio sp. JC010 nucleotide sequence CCAAAGGATGCAGGCTTTGCACTACTCCTTCCACCGCTTCTGAAAGACAGAACGTACTGCCCGCAACATCTCCGCTCTCCTCGCGGGCAATCCAGAGCAGGGTTTCGATGATCTCTTCCATGTCCGTGACCGAGCGTTCAATGCGGTCCAGCGGCTTCTGCATTTCAGGACGCTCTGACTCCGGGTACAGCCGGATCAATTCCATGGCCCCTTTGATCACACTCAGCGGAGTTCGTAACTCATGACTTGCGTCGCGGGTAAATTCCTGTTCCCTTTTTATGAAACAACGCACTCTTTGAAACGAGTTCTGGATATTTGAGGCAAGAAGACCTACTTCATCCCTCCGTTCGGACTCGGAAAAAACTCTATCCAGATCATCCGGAGCGTAGGCCCGCAATTTGCCCGCCAGTGAATCAAGGGGATAAAAAATAATTTTACCTATGAAAAAGACCAGCAAGGTTCCCAGCACAGCAGTGAAGACAAAATAAATAACCATTATGCTGGTGGACCCCAAAGAACAGGAATGCTCGGCAATCACGTGGCTGGCATCATAAACAAGATACAGCCGTCTATCTCCTTCAGGATAGGTGCGGACCAGTATATTGTGAGAGTCAGGTCCCGGAATCGCAAACGGACCGCTGGTTTCATAAACACCGTCCCGCATCATTGGAAGTTTGGCCCTGAACTCCGGAAGGAGCTGTTCGGGATCATTAAACGCACGCATATGGCGCATTTGGGGTAAGCGGGTATCAGGGTCTGCATCATAGCGGTTGAAATAATCATCGGCCTCATAGCGGAGGATATTATTGAGAACCTCGTCCTCGGTAACCCGGGCGGTGCCGAACTGTGCCCAGCCGTACAAAGCCAGTAAAATAACCAACGATACACTGTAGAGAACTATCGCCTTGAAGCGCAGACTGTTAAATTTCATCTTCTGCCGCCAGCCGGAATCCCACCCCATGCACGGTCTCAATCATGGGGTAAGCAAAATTCTTATCAACCTTGAGCCGTAATTTGTAGATATGGCTGCGCAGGGCATCGCTGTCCGGCGGGTCTTCACCCCAGACGGTAAATTCCATTTCACTGCGCGAAAGAACATTTGGGTGAGTTTCCATAAGCTTTTTCAAAATCTGAAAGCAGACCCGGTTCAGCTTAACCTGCTTTCCGGCCCGGCTCACGGACATGGTTCCGCTGTCCAGAACAAGCTGCCCAACGGTAAGCTTGGGATTGCTGCGCCCCCTGCGGCGCAGGGTCACGGCATCGAGCCTTGCGCTGAGTTCCTCAAGGGCGAAGGGTTTGACCAGATAATCGTCAGCACCGGAATCAAAGCCGGAAAGTTTGTCCTGCAAAGTATCAAGAGCGGTAAGCATGAGTATGGCAGGCTGGACTATGGAGGATTCCCGGATGCGGGCGCAGACATTGATTCCGTCCAGACCGGGCATCATGACATCCAGTACAAGGGCGTCATAATTCCCGGTCACCGCCAGATGCAACCCTACAACTCCATCAGGGGCATAATCAACTACATGCCCCAGTGCTGAAAGATAGTCACATATATTTTCGGCTAAATCCTGATGGTCTTCCACGACCAAGACTTTCAACGGCTCCATTTCACTCTCCCGGTTCAAAATCGGTATCTTCTTCATACATGGTCAGCCTGAAAAAGACGAGGCCGTGTATGCAGAGTCACTAGCCGGGAAGATGTGAAATGTTTGTGACCGCGCTTACCCGACCTGACTTTTCAAACGCAATTCACGATCCACAAACTGGCTGAGTACAAGGGATACCAATGACAGCGCGGCCGCTCCCAAAAAGACGATACGATAGTCCTGCATCCAGGCCAGACCGCCCAGAGCAGGCACAAAGACCGCCGCAATGTGGTTGATGGTGAAGCTGACCGCCATGGACGGCGCAATATCAGGCTTGTCGGCAATCTTCTGGAAGAAGGTCTTGATGGCCATGGTGAAATTAAAGAAAATATTGTCCAGAATGTAGAGCAGCGCGCCCACCAGCGGACTGTCCGTGTAGGCGTAGGCGGTAAAAATAAAAAACAGGCTGGCGTACTCAAGGGTCAGCATCTTGCGCTCCCCGAACTTATTCACGCACTTGGCGATGATGGGGTTGGCAAAATAGTTGATCACGTTGTTGAGCACAAAGAGGATAGCGATGTGCTGCAAGGAAAAACCGAATTTCTTGACCAGCAGAAAGACTGCAAAGGCCACAAAAATCTGCCTGCGCGCCCCGGCCATGAAGCTGAGGGCATAGAAAAGCCAATATTTGGAGCGCAGGATCATTTTCTTGTGCTGCGGGGGCAGGTCCGGGGACGAAGGGTCACGGGTCAGACAATAAAACCCGGCCAGCACCGCAACCATGCCTGCACCGAAAAAAATTTCTTTATAGCCCATGAAACCTGAAATGGAGATGACCACCACCCCCACGCAGATATTTGTCGCCGCCGCCAGACTGCGCAAACGGCCCATGACCAGCGGGGCCTCGGAATAACCGAAATACTGCAGGGTCAGGGACTGGTTCAGGGTTTCGTAATAGTGAAAGCCGAAGGACATGAGCAGGGTGGTAAAGGCCAGTCCGGCAAAAGAAGGCATGAATCCGGTTATGCTGATACCCGCGCCCATGACAATTACCGAAAGAGCGGCCAGACGGTGTTCCTTGATGAACATGAGCACGTAGATTACAAGCAGGGCAAGGAAGCCCGGAATCTCACGAATGGAACCGATCATTCCGAACTGACCGCCGTCCAGCCCGGCCACTTCCACGGCAAAGTTGTTGAGCAGGGTCCGCCAGCCTTGAAAACCGACAGTGGTGGCAATGGTCAGTACCAGCAGGAATATATACATCTTACGGGAAGTGAAGCTTTTTGTAGACACGGGTAATCCTTAGAAATGGTGAGATTATGATAAAGAGCTGCATGAGCAGGGACGCCAAAAGTAATCCCGCACCCAACATAAAACAAGTCAAAACTTAACAGGCAAAAAATGGCAGATTTTCCCCCCCCGTACACGGTGCGGGTCAGCCCGCGGGCAAAAAACGTAATCATCAAACTCATTCCGGACAAAGGAATTGAGGTAGTACTGCCCAGAGGCGTAAACCAGCGCGACGTTCCCTATTTTCTGGAAAAGCGGCGGGAATGGATTGAACACAACATCCGCAAGCTGGAAGGAAAAGGATTATCCCTGAATCCGCCGGAACTGGTCCTGCCCGATGAAATCTGCTTTGCGGCCAGCGGAAAAGTATACATGGTCAGACGGGTCAAAAACCGGAAGCCGGGATTACGCATGCGCCGCAATGTGGACAAGCTGCTCTTAAGCGGTGAGGGCTGGTCGCCGGAAGAAGAGCTTGAAGTTTTGACCCGTTTTGTACGCAGCGAAGCCCGCGAATTCCTCGTCCCGGAACTTAAAAAACTTTCCACAGAACTGAACCTGCCCTTCAGCAAAGCCTTTATCCGCGCCCAGCGCAAACGCTGGGGCAGCTGTTCCGCCAAGGGTAATATCAACCTGAACATGAAGCTCATGTTCCTGCCTTACCGCTTAGCCCGCTACGTGCTTATTCATGAGCTCTGCCACACTGTGCACCTCAACCATTCCGCTAAATACTGGCGGCTGGTCAAGATGGTGGAACCGGACGTGGAAAAGCTGGAAAAAGAGTTATCAGAGGCTGGTCGTCTGGTTCCGGCATGGATCAATTTACTGTAAGGACAAGCTGTAATTCTCTACTTCCCCTTTACAAACCTCCGCAAATGAATGAAGTTTGTACTTTAATAATAAAAAAAAGAGCACTCACATATATTTTTTAAGGAATTGCAATGGAAATCAACAGCAAAAAGGTCGGCAACGTACTTATCATGTCCATAAAAGGACGTCTGGACGCCCTTACCTCAACTGAACTCGAAGGCAAAATGTGCAAGCTCATCGAGGACGGTGAAACAAAAATAGTATTTGATCTCGGCGAACTTGAATATATTTCCAGTGCCGGATTGCGGGCCATACTTTTCTGCGCCAAGAAACTTAAATCCACTGACGGAACCATTGCTTTTGCCAATATCACCGGGATGATCAGTGAAGTTTTTGAAATTTCCGGATTCGGAACCATGTTCAACATCTACAATTCCGCCCTGACCGCAGCGGAAAAAATATCCTGAGAGATTAAAGAATGTTCCGCGCATTGCCTGCCCTACTGCTCAGTGCAATTTTCGTTTTCACCTCTTTCTGCACAGCCTCAGCACAGACGGTGTCCAAAGCTGAAATACGCAACATCCTGAAAAACAATCCGCAGCTCATCTTTGAAGCCCTTGAAGGGCATGAAGAACAACTTTACGATCTCCTGCAGGTCGGGCTGGAAAAAAAGAACAAATCCCGCATCAGGCAGGGCCGACTCAAACAGTTGAAGAACCCGAAAGTCCCGGCCCTGCATCCGGACCGCCCGGTCTGGGGTGCTGCCAACGGAAAAATCAATATCGTGGTCTTTTCCGATTTCCAGAGTGCCAGTTGCGCCAAAGCGGACAAGACAATTCAAAAACTTTTACAAGAATATCCTGAAATCAGCTTCCGCTACCGCCACAATCCGCTGGGCCTGCACAAGATGTCCCTGCCTGCAGCCCGCTATTACGAAGCTCTCGCCCTGCAGGACCATGGCAAAGCCAAGAAACTGAGCAGCCTGATTCTGCAGAACAGAATCGCTGTTAAAAAAAGCGGGATAAAAAAACTTGATGAGCTGGCAGAAAAATGCGGCGCGAATATGGCACAGCTAAAGCGGACCCTGAATTCACCGCAGGTCAAAGCACGCATCGACGGGGACAGAAAAGAAGCCCGCAAGTTCGGCTTTACCGCCTCTCCGGTCTTTCTGGTCAACGGAGTAACCGTCACCGGAGCCGCCCCGCTGGATGAATTTGAAGAAGTCCTTCGCATGATCCACGGCAACTAGGCTTTTTCGAATATATTTACCGTATTATTTTTTAAAGCTGCATAACGTAAAACAGCACAATAATACTGGGCATTAACGCAATAGTAATATATTGTTACGGGACAAGCTTAAAGCTACAACCCACGGACGAAATGAACATAATGCCACAGAAAGATTCCGATATACGCCGCGTTTTCCTGCACACCGGAGATGCATACATTGGCGTAAAACCGACCATAGTATCCACTGTACTGGGGTCCTGTGTGGCGATATCCATGTTTTCAGCACGCACCCGGCAAGGCGCAATCTGTCATGCCTTCCTGCCTTCCCGCTCGGAAATAAAGGACGTTAACGAGCCCTCCCTGCAGATTTGCAGATATGTAGACACGGCTGTGACCCATTTGCTAAAGAGTATGAATCGTCTGGGGGTCAAAAAGAATGAACTCGAAGTCAAGCTCTTCGGAGGGGCGACCGGACTGACCTATTCGCAGGTACGACCGTCCTGTGCGCTGGGCATCGGCAATAGAAATATTGACGCTGCCCTTGAACACCTCAAAGCACAAGGTCTGAAGCCGCGGACCATGGATGTAGGCGGCAATGTGGGCAGAAAACTGCTCTTCTGCACCTACACCGGAGATGTCTGGATCAAAAGACTCGAAAAAAAAATGTTTTAGGTCCGCATAAACCGGACCAAACCGGATAACGACCATGAACATCACTAACAAGCTTTCTTCCTCAATTCTGTTTATTGCTCTGGCTCTTTTCTGTCTGCCCGGTTTTTCCGCAGCAGACGGAACCATCTACCAATATTCCATCATCGACTCACTGCTGGTGGGCAACTATGACGGAGAACTGACCATCGGCGGGCTGAAAAAGCACGGCGACACCGGACTGGGCACCTTCAACCGCCTTGATGGAGAGATGGTTTTCATTGACGGTGAAGTCTACAAAATCACCGCCAAAGGCAAAGCCGAAAAAATGGAAGACAAAGCCCGTACCCCTTTTGCCGCCGCAGCCTTCTTAAAAACTGATAAAATCATCAAGCTTGATTCCGCAAAGTCGCTCAAAGAACTTAACAATAAAATCTCATCCGCCCTTGACTCTGAAAATCTTTTTTACGTGATCCGCATTGACGGCAAATTCCAGACAATGAAAACTCGCAGTGTCCCGGCCCAGACCAAGCCCTACGTGCCGCTGGTGGATGTGGTAAAAAAACAATCCATCTTCCGCTTCAAGAACATTGAAGGTTCACTGGTGGGCATAAAAAGCCCGGCCTATGTCAAAGGTGTCGGCGTGCCCGGATATCACTGGCACTTCATCACCAGGGACCGTACTGCCGGGGGCCATGTCCTTGATTGCGTTTTCACCGACCTGGCTGCCAAGGTCGGTTCCTACAACGATTTCTTCCTGCAACTCCCGGAGACCAAAAATTTTCTGGGAACCGAATTTAACCAAGACAAAGAAAAAGAATTAAAAGCAGTGGAAAAAGATTCCAAGAAGAAGTAATATTACTCCCAAGCACCTGCATAATCTTTGTATTTTAACATCTCAGCCGGGAGAATATAGCTATGAGTGAACGTTTTGTTATTCAAGTGGATGAAGATCTGGAAGCCATTATGCCGCGCTATCTGGAAATCAGGCAAAAAGAATTAGCGGAACTTGAAGAAGCCGTTGCCGCAAAAAACTTTGAAATAATACGTTTGCTGGGCCACCGCTTGAAAGGGACCGGTTCCTCATACGGACTTGATGAACTGACCCGGCTGGGCACCCTCATCGAAGACAAAGCAGTAGATGAAGACATGTCCGAAGTCCCGGAACACACCGCCGGAGTCAGGCATTTTCTTGAGCATCTAGACATAGAATACGTCGAAATGGATGAATAAAATTAAGGCCGGAAGTCGATAAAACTTCCGGCCTTTAATATTTCTAACAACTTACCAAGCAACGTGGCGAAGCCTTAACACAAAGTTTTGGGATTCTTGCATTAGCTCTTAGGCGAGCGGTCTCCCGCGAGAGAGGTAGCGACAGTGGAACAAACCCTTTCCCAAAAGGGTTTAAGGTCCCAGGCAGGGTCGCCAAAGTCATCTTACTTAAAACCTGCAATAGCCTTCTTAAAACCCTCACGTGATCTTTCGATTACTTCAGTGCCGACACAGAAGGCGAGACGGAAGTAACCGGGGCAGCCGAATCCTGTTCCGGGCACGGCGAGGATTTTTTCTTCCTGCAGTGCGGCGCAGAATTTTACATCGTCGCCGCCGGGGGCTTCGGGGAAGAAGTAGAATGCGCCCTTGGGCATGGTGTAGGAATATCCGGCATCTTTAAGCACGGAATCCATGGCATTGCGGCGTTCGAGGTAGATGTTCTTATCCACCTGAGAGCCGAGGGCCTTTTCAAGCAGCTTCTGGCCCACTGCGGGGGCGTTCACAAAACCGAGGATGCGGTTGGTGAGCACCAGCCCGGCGGTGAGCTGCTCTTTGCCGGGCATTTCCGGGTTGAGCAGGGCGTAGCCGACCCGTTCCCCGGCAAGGGAGAGATTCTTGGAAAAAGAGCTTACCACGATGCTGTAGGGGTAGAGCGGCAGGATGGAAGGCACTTCCACATCATCGAAGGCGAGGAAACGGTATGGCTCATCGGCAACGAGGAAGATGGGACGCTCGCGGCCTTCGTTTGCTTTTTTGAGGATGGCTGCCAGCCCTTCAAGCTCCGCCTTGGTGTAGACAGCCCCGGTGGGGTTGTTGGGGGAGTTGATGAGCACCACGCGGGTCTTTTCGTTGATGCCCGCTTCAATAGCGTCGAGGTCCAGTTCGAAAGTGAGCGGCTTGGAAGGTACGGTGACCAGTTCTCCGCCGGAGTTCTGGGCATAGAAGCCGTATTCCACGAAAAAGGGCGCGGGGCAGAGAATCTGGTCGCCCGGCTCTAAAATGGCCCGGTAGAGGGCGTTGATGGCTCCGGCTGCACCGCAGGTGATGACCAGATCGGCACCTGCAACTTTAACACCCTGCTCCTCGGAAACTTTTTCGGCCAGTTTTTCACGCACTGCGGGATAGCCGAAGTTGGGCATGTAGCCGAAAGCAAAGGGCTTGTCCGCTGTCTCGGAAAGTTCCTTAAGGCCTTCCGCAACTGCTGCGGGAGCGGGAACGTCCGGGTTGCCCAGTGAAAAATCGCAGACAGCGTCTTCACCGTATTTTTTCTTCAGTTCCATACCTGTTTCGAACATCTTGCGAATCCAGGATGAACGTTCGATGTACCCTTCCACTTGGGTTGAAAGAAGTTTCATTTCAATTCTCCGTTATCTGCGTTTTTTATTATAGTTCCCGCTGCGGCCCTTATTCTGGGAGTGGTTGCTCTTGGGCTTGCCACGATAGTTGTTATTACGGGGGCGGGATTTTCTCTGCGGTCTGGGCTTGGGTGCCGGGGGCTGTTCTGCACGGGCGTGCAGGGATTTCTGGTACAGTTCGTCCAGCAGCATGCCCACGAGAATACACTGCTCGTCATCCTCGGCAAGCTGACGGACAAGGTCTTTATAGCGTCCGATGCGTTCCCTTTCAAGGATGGTTCTGGAGCGGAACTGACCTTCAAGGATGGTGGTCAATCTTTCGTTGATGGTTTCCAGCACCTGCTTGTCGTCCGGCAGTTCGCGGACTTCAAAATTGATGTTGTAGGCGGTGGCGATGCGCTGCAGTTCGATCTTCTGGATGACGTCTACAAGAGAGATTGCCACCCCGGAAGAGCCTGCGCGTCCGGTACGTCCGGCACGGTGGATGTAAGATTCCTTGTCTTCCGGCGGTTCGTACATGACCACGTGGGAGAGGTCCGGCACGTCGATTCCGCGCGCGGCAATGTCGGTGGCTACGAGGAAGCGCACATCACCGGAGCGGAGCTGGGCCAGTACCTTTTCACGTCTGGATTGCGAAAGATCCGAGGTAAGGTCTGCGGCATTGAAGCCGAAGTTGTTGAGCACGGCGGCCACGAATTCCACGTTGGCCTTGGTGTTACAGAAAATGATGGCCGAAGTGGGATTTTCCATTTCAAGGATACGCATGAGCTGGCGTTCCTTACCCATGGAAGGCACCTCGTAATAGGCGTGGTCGATCTCGGTTACATGCACCTGCTTGCTGCTCAGGCTGAGCATCTGCGGCCTGTACATGAATTCTTTGGAGAGACGGATCACGTGCTCCGGGAATGTTGCCGAGAACATGTAGGTGGAAATGGGCCTGCGCGGCAGGTAGGATTTTACTTCGCGCATATCCGGGTAGAAACCGATGGAGAGCATGCGGTCCGCTTCATCGAAAATCAGGGTTTCCAGATCTTCAAGGTCGAAGGTGCGTTTGAGCAGATGGTCGAGAATTCTGCCCGGTGTACCCACAACCATGTGCGCGCCTTTTTCCAACTCTTCGCGCTGGTGGCCGTAGCCGACGCCGCCGTAGACGGAGAGGACCCGCAGCCCGGAGCCTTCGAAAATTCTTTCCGCTTCACGTTCAACCTGCCGGGCAAGTTCGCGGGTGGGGACGAGGATCAACGCCTGGGTGTAGTTGATATTGGGATCGAGTTTTTCCAGCAGGGGCATTACAAAAGCACCGGTCTTGCCGCTGCCGGTTTTGGCCTGCACCATGAGGTCCCAGTTTCTGAGCTGATAGGGGAGAGATTTGGACTGGACCGGGGTCAGTTTTTCCCAGCCTGCTTTGTCGAGGGCGTTCAGTATGGATGGGGGGAGTTCTTCTTTGGTGATTTCCGGCAGGGAGTCTTCTGGTTCCACTACTTTATCCGGTTCATCGTGAACGCTTTCATTATGCATTTTCTGCGTGTCTTGGTCGTCTTTTGAATTGGTCATAAATGTTTTTCCTATTAAAACTTGAAATATCCGCAAAACACTACGCTATAAGTATTGGATTTTGCAAAGGGTATTTTGGCGTGTGATTGGTGGTATTAATAAAACAAATAAAAGAGCTGCAAACCGATTAGGTATAACTATTTGATCTTGGAGCAAAACTGTATGTAATTCTAATTTATTAAAACTTTTTTGAACGGGTGTTGCAATGGTTGATAAATTGAT carries:
- a CDS encoding HAMP domain-containing sensor histidine kinase → MKFNSLRFKAIVLYSVSLVILLALYGWAQFGTARVTEDEVLNNILRYEADDYFNRYDADPDTRLPQMRHMRAFNDPEQLLPEFRAKLPMMRDGVYETSGPFAIPGPDSHNILVRTYPEGDRRLYLVYDASHVIAEHSCSLGSTSIMVIYFVFTAVLGTLLVFFIGKIIFYPLDSLAGKLRAYAPDDLDRVFSESERRDEVGLLASNIQNSFQRVRCFIKREQEFTRDASHELRTPLSVIKGAMELIRLYPESERPEMQKPLDRIERSVTDMEEIIETLLWIAREESGDVAGSTFCLSEAVEGVVQSLHPLAESKNIDLVIELEGDDINTAPKRAFSIVLSNLLANAFNYTPNGSVGVSLKGSVLTVWDTGMGIADEILENVSNPYVKGENSSGFGLGLSIVQRLCDRFGWIFYISNRSGGGTVVSIDFSSTKGET
- a CDS encoding response regulator transcription factor; translation: MKVLVVEDHQDLAENICDYLSALGHVVDYAPDGVVGLHLAVTGNYDALVLDVMMPGLDGINVCARIRESSIVQPAILMLTALDTLQDKLSGFDSGADDYLVKPFALEELSARLDAVTLRRRGRSNPKLTVGQLVLDSGTMSVSRAGKQVKLNRVCFQILKKLMETHPNVLSRSEMEFTVWGEDPPDSDALRSHIYKLRLKVDKNFAYPMIETVHGVGFRLAAEDEI
- a CDS encoding MFS transporter, with amino-acid sequence MSTKSFTSRKMYIFLLVLTIATTVGFQGWRTLLNNFAVEVAGLDGGQFGMIGSIREIPGFLALLVIYVLMFIKEHRLAALSVIVMGAGISITGFMPSFAGLAFTTLLMSFGFHYYETLNQSLTLQYFGYSEAPLVMGRLRSLAAATNICVGVVVISISGFMGYKEIFFGAGMVAVLAGFYCLTRDPSSPDLPPQHKKMILRSKYWLFYALSFMAGARRQIFVAFAVFLLVKKFGFSLQHIAILFVLNNVINYFANPIIAKCVNKFGERKMLTLEYASLFFIFTAYAYTDSPLVGALLYILDNIFFNFTMAIKTFFQKIADKPDIAPSMAVSFTINHIAAVFVPALGGLAWMQDYRIVFLGAAALSLVSLVLSQFVDRELRLKSQVG
- a CDS encoding M48 family metallopeptidase, giving the protein MADFPPPYTVRVSPRAKNVIIKLIPDKGIEVVLPRGVNQRDVPYFLEKRREWIEHNIRKLEGKGLSLNPPELVLPDEICFAASGKVYMVRRVKNRKPGLRMRRNVDKLLLSGEGWSPEEELEVLTRFVRSEAREFLVPELKKLSTELNLPFSKAFIRAQRKRWGSCSAKGNINLNMKLMFLPYRLARYVLIHELCHTVHLNHSAKYWRLVKMVEPDVEKLEKELSEAGRLVPAWINLL
- a CDS encoding STAS domain-containing protein gives rise to the protein MEINSKKVGNVLIMSIKGRLDALTSTELEGKMCKLIEDGETKIVFDLGELEYISSAGLRAILFCAKKLKSTDGTIAFANITGMISEVFEISGFGTMFNIYNSALTAAEKIS
- a CDS encoding DsbA family protein, whose translation is MFRALPALLLSAIFVFTSFCTASAQTVSKAEIRNILKNNPQLIFEALEGHEEQLYDLLQVGLEKKNKSRIRQGRLKQLKNPKVPALHPDRPVWGAANGKINIVVFSDFQSASCAKADKTIQKLLQEYPEISFRYRHNPLGLHKMSLPAARYYEALALQDHGKAKKLSSLILQNRIAVKKSGIKKLDELAEKCGANMAQLKRTLNSPQVKARIDGDRKEARKFGFTASPVFLVNGVTVTGAAPLDEFEEVLRMIHGN
- a CDS encoding chemotaxis protein CheD translates to MPQKDSDIRRVFLHTGDAYIGVKPTIVSTVLGSCVAISMFSARTRQGAICHAFLPSRSEIKDVNEPSLQICRYVDTAVTHLLKSMNRLGVKKNELEVKLFGGATGLTYSQVRPSCALGIGNRNIDAALEHLKAQGLKPRTMDVGGNVGRKLLFCTYTGDVWIKRLEKKMF
- the budA gene encoding acetolactate decarboxylase yields the protein MNITNKLSSSILFIALALFCLPGFSAADGTIYQYSIIDSLLVGNYDGELTIGGLKKHGDTGLGTFNRLDGEMVFIDGEVYKITAKGKAEKMEDKARTPFAAAAFLKTDKIIKLDSAKSLKELNNKISSALDSENLFYVIRIDGKFQTMKTRSVPAQTKPYVPLVDVVKKQSIFRFKNIEGSLVGIKSPAYVKGVGVPGYHWHFITRDRTAGGHVLDCVFTDLAAKVGSYNDFFLQLPETKNFLGTEFNQDKEKELKAVEKDSKKK
- a CDS encoding Hpt domain-containing protein gives rise to the protein MSERFVIQVDEDLEAIMPRYLEIRQKELAELEEAVAAKNFEIIRLLGHRLKGTGSSYGLDELTRLGTLIEDKAVDEDMSEVPEHTAGVRHFLEHLDIEYVEMDE
- a CDS encoding pyridoxal phosphate-dependent aminotransferase; the protein is MKLLSTQVEGYIERSSWIRKMFETGMELKKKYGEDAVCDFSLGNPDVPAPAAVAEGLKELSETADKPFAFGYMPNFGYPAVREKLAEKVSEEQGVKVAGADLVITCGAAGAINALYRAILEPGDQILCPAPFFVEYGFYAQNSGGELVTVPSKPLTFELDLDAIEAGINEKTRVVLINSPNNPTGAVYTKAELEGLAAILKKANEGRERPIFLVADEPYRFLAFDDVEVPSILPLYPYSIVVSSFSKNLSLAGERVGYALLNPEMPGKEQLTAGLVLTNRILGFVNAPAVGQKLLEKALGSQVDKNIYLERRNAMDSVLKDAGYSYTMPKGAFYFFPEAPGGDDVKFCAALQEEKILAVPGTGFGCPGYFRLAFCVGTEVIERSREGFKKAIAGFK
- a CDS encoding DEAD/DEAH box helicase produces the protein MTNSKDDQDTQKMHNESVHDEPDKVVEPEDSLPEITKEELPPSILNALDKAGWEKLTPVQSKSLPYQLRNWDLMVQAKTGSGKTGAFVMPLLEKLDPNINYTQALILVPTRELARQVEREAERIFEGSGLRVLSVYGGVGYGHQREELEKGAHMVVGTPGRILDHLLKRTFDLEDLETLIFDEADRMLSIGFYPDMREVKSYLPRRPISTYMFSATFPEHVIRLSKEFMYRPQMLSLSSKQVHVTEIDHAYYEVPSMGKERQLMRILEMENPTSAIIFCNTKANVEFVAAVLNNFGFNAADLTSDLSQSRREKVLAQLRSGDVRFLVATDIAARGIDVPDLSHVVMYEPPEDKESYIHRAGRTGRAGSSGVAISLVDVIQKIELQRIATAYNINFEVRELPDDKQVLETINERLTTILEGQFRSRTILERERIGRYKDLVRQLAEDDEQCILVGMLLDELYQKSLHARAEQPPAPKPRPQRKSRPRNNNYRGKPKSNHSQNKGRSGNYNKKRR